The Dunckerocampus dactyliophorus isolate RoL2022-P2 chromosome 13, RoL_Ddac_1.1, whole genome shotgun sequence genome window below encodes:
- the erg28 gene encoding ergosterol biosynthetic protein 28 homolog, whose product MSRFLNVLRSWLVMVSVIAMGNTVQSFRDHSFLSEKLYTGTPEFVNGLQARTFGIWTLLSSIIRCACAIDIQNKTLYHITLWTFVLALGHFLSETFIYKTAPLTIGVMAPLLVASFSVVAMLIGFQCFPETAEEVGARQKKLK is encoded by the exons ATGAGTCGCTTCCTAAACGTCCTGCGGAGCTGGCTGGTGATGGTGTCTGTTATCGCCATGGGAAACACCGTGCAGAGTTTCAGAGATCACAGCTTCCTGTCGGAGAAGCTCTACACCGGCACACCTGAATTTG TCAATGGTCTTCAAGCACGGACGTTTGGCATTTGGACGTTACTGTCATCCATCATTCGCTGTGCCTGTGCCATTGATATCCAGAACAAAAC GCTGTATCACATCACCTTGTGGACATTTGTGTTGGCATTGGGTCATTTTCTGTCCGAGACTTTTATCTACAAAACCGCACCTCTCACCATCGGGGTCATGGCACCTCTTCTTGTGGCCA GTTTCTCAGTCGTAGCCATGCTGATTGGATTCCAGTGTTTTCCAGAGACTGCAGAGGAAGTGGGAGCACGGCAGAAGAAACTGAAATGA